GCCAGGATCTCGCCGGGGTGATTTCGGACGTGGATAAGCAGATCCTGCAGCTGTTTACCGATGCCTGGCGGGATGTGGAAGCAGAGTTTCCCAAGGTATTCAATACCCTCTTCCCGGGTGGAGAGGGCCGGTTAATCCTTACCGAGCCAGAAGACATGCTCACCACCGGCATCGAGGTCGAAGCCCGGCCGCCAGGCAAGAAGGTCAAGCGCCTGTCGCTGCTTTCCGGCGGCGAGAAATCCCTTACCGCGCTGGCCATGCTCGTGGCGATCTTCCGTGCGCGCCCCAGCCCGTTCTACGTCATGGATGAGGTCGAGGCAGCGCTTGATGATGTCAACCTGCGCCGGCTCATCGCCTTATTCGAGGAACTGCGGAAAGATTCCCAGCTCATTGTCATCACGCACCAAAAGCCGACCATGGATGTGGCCAATGTCCTCTATGGCGTGACCATGCGCGGCGATGGCATCACCCGGGTCATCTCCCAGCGCATGAATCCAGCCGGACTCGCGCCGGGAGCCGAGCAAGCGAGCCAGGATGCGACGCGGCTTGGAGTTGATGCACCGCAATCAACGGAATAGAAGATTTCGCCGCCCTTATGTGCCGCAAGCCCGAAAGGCTGGCACTATAGAGGCATGAATTCTTTATGGTTATGGATCGGCATAGCAGTCGTTGTCATTGTGCTGATTGTCGTCTTCATTGCAATCGGCAAAAAGCGCGGTGAATCCAAGAAGGTTTCTTTCGAAAAACCCAAGGAAGAGCCCAAACAGCTAACCCAGGAGCAAAAGTCCGGCAATTACCAGGCGAAGTCTGGCTTCAACTTTGCCCCAGCAGGCTCAAAAGAACCCGAAAAGGTAGCGCAGGAGAAGCCGCAGCAGACTCAACCGCAGCAGGCTAAGCAGCCGCAGCAGCCGGAATCTTCGGAGCAGTCAGAGCCCAGCGCCACCGATATCGCGAATGCCCAGCTCAACGGTGAAGAGCCGCCGGCGGCCAAGCGACCTGAACCGGCTAAGGATAAGAACGCTGCCCCCGATAAGGCGGCCAAGGAGGAAGAACCGCAGCGCCAAGAATCTGCATCTGACGAGCAGTCAAAGAAGTCCGCAGAACCTGAGCAACCTGCAGCGGACGGCGATGGCGATAAAGCTAAGGCCGAGTCCGATCCTGCCACCACTCCGGAACCGGAACCCAAGCCTGCGGCGGATAAGCCTGAAGGCAAAGGCGCTGCCGGTACTGCGGCTGCCGCTGGGGCCGCAGCTGGGGGAGTCGGCGCCGCTGCTGCAGCCTCTGGTGACCGCCAGGAATCCGCCGCAGATGAGGCAAAGGATCATTCTGACAAGCCGGATTCCGCGCAAGCTTCCGCACCTGCTTCCGCAAAGGCGGAAGCAAAGGATAAAGAAGTAGAGGACAGCGAGCACTCCGCCCCAGCCGCCGCCGAGAAACCTGCGGCAGAAAGTGCGAACGACTACCACCGCGGCGAGCCAGACCATGAAGAAAAAGACCCGGAAGACGTTGTATCCGTCGAGGCCGCCGAGGTAGAGGATGAATCCCCGGTCTTCGATGAGGTGGTAGATGATAAAGACGCAGACCACATCGAAGAACGCGTCGATAACCACGAGGAAGCAGAAGAAGCTGCGGCTGCAGCCGATGCACAAACGGATGCTGCGGAAGCAGCCAAGGAACAAACTCCGGTGCCAGAAGGCGAACCTGCTGCGGCGGCCCAGCCCACCGAGGACATCGCTCCGGCGGGAGGCCGCCTCGGCCGTCTGCGCGGGCGCCTCTCTCGTTCCCAGAACGCCATCGGCCAAGGCTTGATGGGAATTCTTTCCGCCGGCGATCTGGACGAAGACGCCTGGGAGGAAATCGAAGATACCCTCATCATGGCGGATCTGGGCACCAAGTCCACGATGAAGGTCACCGATTCCTTGCGCGACAAGATTGCTGAGCGTGGCGTGTCGAGCGAGGAAGAGGCCCGCGCCATGCTGCGTGAATGCCTCATCGAGGCGTGCCACCCAGAAATGGATCGCTCCATTCGCGCGATGCCCAATGACGGAAAGCCCGCCATTGTCATGGTCGTAGGCGTCAACGGCACCGGTAAGACCACCACCACCGGTAAGCTCGCCCGCGTTCTCGTATCGATGGATCACAGCGTCCTGTTGGGTGCGGCAGATACCTTCCGTGCTGCGGCTGCAGACCAGCTAGAAACGTGGGGACGCCGCGTGGGCGCCGAAACCGTGCGTGGCAAGGAAGGCGCAGACCCAGCCTCCGTGGCCTTTGATGCCGTGGCCACCGGTGTGGAACAGCAGGTCGATGTCGTCTTGGTCGATACGGCCGGCCGCCTGCACACCTCGACTGACCTGATGGATCAGCTGGGCAAGGTCAAGCGCGTCGTAGAAAAGAAGACCGAGGTTGATGAGGTCCTCTTGGTCCTCGATGCCACGGTGGGCCAAAACGGCCTGGCACAGGCTCGCATTTTCCGCGAGGTCGTGGATATTTCCGGCGTGGTGCTCACCAAGTTGGATGGCACGGCGAAGGGCGGCATCGTCTTCCAAGTGCAAGAGGAGTTGGGCGTTCCAGTCAAGCTTGTGGGCTTGGGCGAGGGTGCCGATGACCTTGCGCCATTCGAAGTCGAAGGATTCGTCGATGCCTTGCTAGGTGAGAAATAGGGTCTTCTCCCTCAACCGTTTTAGATAACTCCCCAGTACCTGGCTGCTCATTAAATGAAGTAGTCGCGGGTGCTGGGGAGTTTTTCGCGCCTATGTGCCTTGCAGGTATGTCCTGCGAGCATGGGGAGCCCTGGATTGCTGTGATCTGCATTGAGCTGGTGAGCAATGGTAATCTGGTAGGGCTGTATTTAGTGATTCGGTGCGAAATTCGCACCAATCCAAGACCAAGGTTCGTGAGGCAAGTATTTCGTGACGCTACTTTTTGCTGTCCTCCTCGCAGCATTGGCAGTGATCTTGGCACCGGTGACCGTAAAGGTCATGGACCGACAGGCGGGCTATCCATTAGCCGTCCTCTTTCTCATCGCAGCGGTGCTCATTGCTAAGGATTTTTCTGCCATTGCAGCGGGGCAGGAACTCAGTTTCCAAGCCACCTGGGTACGCGATTTTATTGCACCGGGGGTTGATGTAAGTTTCGCTCTGCGTGGAGATGCATTGAGCATCTTCTTCGCCATGTTGGCTCTTGTCATTGGCGCTGTCGTGCTGACGTACTCGGCAGCGTATCTCCCGAAAAATGAGGGAAATACGAGCTTTTATACATTGATGACGGCGTTCACGCTGTCCATCTTGTTGCTGGTTCTGGCCAATGACGTTGTTGTCCTATTCCTCGCCTGGGAGCTTGTCTCCTTGGCTTCCTTCATGCTCATTGCGCGTTCTGGCTCCGGGGGAGAGGCAGGTTCGCAGCGCACCTTAATCCTGACCTTTATCGGTGGCCTTACGCTATTGACGGCATTGGGCATCGCCGCAGTGACCACCGGTTCGACCACCATTTCTGAGATCCTCGCATCCTCGGTATGGGATGAGCGCCCCGGCGTGACCGCGAGCGTTGCCGTGCTTATCGCGGCTTCTGCTTTTACCAAGTCCGCTCAATTCCCATTCCACTTCTGGCTGCCAGAAGCCATGGCCGCCGCTACGCCTGTCTCGGCGTTCCTGCACGCCGCGGCCGTGGTCAAGGCGGGTATTTACCTGCTCATTCGCTTCTCCACGGTCTTCTACGATGTCGCGGTGTGGAACTGGGTGCTCATCGTCGTCGGTATGGGCACGGCGGTTWTGTCCGCGGKATTCGCGGKGCAAAARACGGACCTGAAGAAGCTGACCGCATATTCCACCGTGTCTCACCTGGGTTGGATTGTGGCCACCATCGGTGTCGGTACCCCGTTCGCTATTGGGGCAGCACTGGTGCACACCTTGGCCCACGCGCTCTTTAAGTCCTCGCTGTTCATGCTCATCGGCGTCATTGACCATGAAGCGGGTTCGCGCGATATCCGTCGCCTTGGCCCGCTGTGGAATAAGATGCCGTGGACGTTTGGCTCTGTCGTCATCGGCGCCGCCTCCATGGCTGCGGTTCCTCCGCTGCTGGGCTTCGTGTCCAAGGAAGGAATGCTCACCGCCTTTGAGGACGCCCCCATTGGCGGCGCAGGGCAAGCAATCTTGCTTGCCGTGGCAGGTATCGGTGCCTTCTTTACCTTCACCTACTCGGCGAAGATCGTCTTCGGTGCATTCTTCGATGGGCCGCGCTCTATGGACGATGTCCACGAAGCCCCAGTTGCCCTGTGGCTTCCCGCGGCGCTGCCGGGCTTTATGTCCCTGCCGCTCGTCTTCGTCTTGGGTATTTTCGATGAGCCTTTGGAGCATGCCGTTGGCGCCGTGGGCATGGAAACGCATTCTCACCTTGCGGTATGGCATGGAATCAACGTTCCATTCATCATTTCGATTCTCGTGCTGGTGGCCGGTATTGCCGGTCTCTTTGCCCGCAAGAAGATGTGGCCGGCCTTCGAGGGACGCAACTTCATGCCGCGCAGCGGCAACGAGCTCCTGCAAAGCCTGCAAGATGGCTGCGCCAAGCTCGGCCAGGTATTGGGCAAGATGTCCGATTCCCACAACCCGTCCCGTCACATCCTGCCGATCGTCATTGTGATTATCGTCCTGGCGGGGACTACCTTGTTTGGCGAGGGGGTCGACGGCGTACCGCTGCAACCGCGCGTCGATGGTCTCGATAACCCGTGGGACCTGCTGCCGTTGGGTATCATTGCCTTGTCCGTATTCGGGCTGGTACGCACCAAGAACCGCCTAACCGGCGCCGTCATGATCGGCATCGCAGGTACGGGCGTTACCTTGCAAATGTTCCTCTTGGGCGCACCGGACGTCGCGCTGACCCAGTTCATGGTGGAAGCCCTGTCCGTGGTCGTCATGATGATGGTGCTGCGTTACCTGCCGGAGACCTTCCAGCCGGTTACTGATAAATCCCGCAGGGTAGGCTCCATCGTTATCGCCGTATTGGCCGGTATCGCTGCCTTCCTCGGCGTCTGGGGCCTGATGGGCCGCCACGAACGCTCGGACTTGGCGCTGTGGTACCTCGACGAGGCACCGGATATCACGGGTGGCGATAACGTCGTGGCCACCATCATCGTGGAATTCCGTGCACTCGATACCTTGGGCGAGCTGTCCGTGCTGGGCATGGCCGCCGTCGTTATTGCAGCCATTACTACGACGCTGCCGCGCTTCCCGTTCAGCTCGGGTACGCGCCCAGCGCCTTTCGGTCAGTCGCAGCTGAACTCCGTGCCGCTGCGCAAGGGAATCAATATTGTCATTCCTTTGCTCATCATCATGTCCGTCATCGTCTTCTTCCGCGGGCACAATGCCTCCGGCGGCGGATTCCCCGCGGCGCTGATTATGGGTGCGGCCATTGGCCTGACCTATCTGTCCCGCGGTTCCGATGAAATCGTCTTTGGCCGGATGACCCCAGTGCATCTGACCGGCATCGGCATCATTACGGCGCTATTGGCAGGCTTTATTGGTTACTGGCACGACGGCTTTGGCAATGGTGGTTTCCTCACTGCCTTGCACGGCGAAGCCTTTGGCCAGCACTGGACGACGTCCCTCATCTTCGACCTCGGTATTTACCTGGCCGTGTTGGGCATGCTCACGATGGCCATCAACGCCTTGGGCGGCTACCTCAGGCCAGGTACTGAGCGGGACTTCCTGCCGTGGATTCATGATGATGACTCGGCCCTGCCGGCCACGCCGCGCATCGCCGTTGAGGATGCGGACGATCCGTATCCAGACCCAATCAACCCGTCGACGGATCCGCTCGCTTTGCTCAGCCCCAAAGAGGCAAAGACAAAGCAACGTCGCCGTTCTAACGCCAACCGAGGAGGGGAGAAGTAATGATTCTCGCGTTAACTATCGCCATCCTCTTCGGGGGCGCCGTCTACCTCATTCAACAACGCGGCCTGGTCCGCATTGTGTTGGGCATGATGGCATTCGGCCACGGTGCCAACCTGACCTTGTTGGCCACTGGTGTGTACTCCTACCGAGGCGAAGCATTTCCCTCAGAGGTACCCCACGATCAGATGGCCGACCCGCTACCGCAGGCATTCGTGCTGACGGCCGTTGTTATCTCCATGGCAACCTCGACCATCCTGTTGACCATGGCTGCGATGGGCAAAAACGATGACACCGATGTTGTGGAACCCGTCGATGACAACACCATTGACCACGCATTTTCTACCTTGGGCCGCGATGCTCAGAACCGCGCGATTTTGGAAGAGTCCGCGAATGAGCTCGATCGCATTGGCCGGGTAGACCACGACACCCCCGTGGCTGAGCGCGGGGTAAATAGGAAGAAGGAGGATGAAAAATAATGGCTGATGTTGTAGCCCAACTTCTTCCGCTTTTCCCGGGCATTCCGCTCATTGCCGCGGCTCTTGCCTTGCTGGCGCCGTGGCGCGCCGTTCGCGATGCGATCATGCTCATCATCCCCGGAGTCGGTGTCTTCGCCGGCCTGGGACTGTTGATCTACACCATGAACAATGGGGTAGTGGCGCATACCGTGGGCCTCTACGTAGGAAATGTGGGTATTCCGCTCGTTGCGGATGCCTTCTCCGCGCTGATGATCATCACCACGATGATCGTGGCCTTTGGCGCTAACTGGTTCGCCATCGTGGGCGGGGAGACGAAATCTCGTTATTACCCTTCGCTCACGCTGATTCTTATCACCGGTGTATGCGGTGCGCTGCTGACCGCTGACCTCTTTAACTTCTTCGTGTTCATTGAGGTCATGCTGTTGCCGTCCTACGGCCTTATCACCATGTCGGGCACGTGGTCGCGCTTGGCGGCAGGACGCGCGTTCGTCCTCGTTAACCTTTTTGCCTCCACGCTGCTGGTGGTT
This is a stretch of genomic DNA from Corynebacterium accolens. It encodes these proteins:
- the ftsY gene encoding signal recognition particle-docking protein FtsY, with protein sequence MNSLWLWIGIAVVVIVLIVVFIAIGKKRGESKKVSFEKPKEEPKQLTQEQKSGNYQAKSGFNFAPAGSKEPEKVAQEKPQQTQPQQAKQPQQPESSEQSEPSATDIANAQLNGEEPPAAKRPEPAKDKNAAPDKAAKEEEPQRQESASDEQSKKSAEPEQPAADGDGDKAKAESDPATTPEPEPKPAADKPEGKGAAGTAAAAGAAAGGVGAAAAASGDRQESAADEAKDHSDKPDSAQASAPASAKAEAKDKEVEDSEHSAPAAAEKPAAESANDYHRGEPDHEEKDPEDVVSVEAAEVEDESPVFDEVVDDKDADHIEERVDNHEEAEEAAAAADAQTDAAEAAKEQTPVPEGEPAAAAQPTEDIAPAGGRLGRLRGRLSRSQNAIGQGLMGILSAGDLDEDAWEEIEDTLIMADLGTKSTMKVTDSLRDKIAERGVSSEEEARAMLRECLIEACHPEMDRSIRAMPNDGKPAIVMVVGVNGTGKTTTTGKLARVLVSMDHSVLLGAADTFRAAAADQLETWGRRVGAETVRGKEGADPASVAFDAVATGVEQQVDVVLVDTAGRLHTSTDLMDQLGKVKRVVEKKTEVDEVLLVLDATVGQNGLAQARIFREVVDISGVVLTKLDGTAKGGIVFQVQEELGVPVKLVGLGEGADDLAPFEVEGFVDALLGEK
- a CDS encoding DUF4040 family protein — protein: MTLLFAVLLAALAVILAPVTVKVMDRQAGYPLAVLFLIAAVLIAKDFSAIAAGQELSFQATWVRDFIAPGVDVSFALRGDALSIFFAMLALVIGAVVLTYSAAYLPKNEGNTSFYTLMTAFTLSILLLVLANDVVVLFLAWELVSLASFMLIARSGSGGEAGSQRTLILTFIGGLTLLTALGIAAVTTGSTTISEILASSVWDERPGVTASVAVLIAASAFTKSAQFPFHFWLPEAMAAATPVSAFLHAAAVVKAGIYLLIRFSTVFYDVAVWNWVLIVVGMGTAVXSAXFAXQKTDLKKLTAYSTVSHLGWIVATIGVGTPFAIGAALVHTLAHALFKSSLFMLIGVIDHEAGSRDIRRLGPLWNKMPWTFGSVVIGAASMAAVPPLLGFVSKEGMLTAFEDAPIGGAGQAILLAVAGIGAFFTFTYSAKIVFGAFFDGPRSMDDVHEAPVALWLPAALPGFMSLPLVFVLGIFDEPLEHAVGAVGMETHSHLAVWHGINVPFIISILVLVAGIAGLFARKKMWPAFEGRNFMPRSGNELLQSLQDGCAKLGQVLGKMSDSHNPSRHILPIVIVIIVLAGTTLFGEGVDGVPLQPRVDGLDNPWDLLPLGIIALSVFGLVRTKNRLTGAVMIGIAGTGVTLQMFLLGAPDVALTQFMVEALSVVVMMMVLRYLPETFQPVTDKSRRVGSIVIAVLAGIAAFLGVWGLMGRHERSDLALWYLDEAPDITGGDNVVATIIVEFRALDTLGELSVLGMAAVVIAAITTTLPRFPFSSGTRPAPFGQSQLNSVPLRKGINIVIPLLIIMSVIVFFRGHNASGGGFPAALIMGAAIGLTYLSRGSDEIVFGRMTPVHLTGIGIITALLAGFIGYWHDGFGNGGFLTALHGEAFGQHWTTSLIFDLGIYLAVLGMLTMAINALGGYLRPGTERDFLPWIHDDDSALPATPRIAVEDADDPYPDPINPSTDPLALLSPKEAKTKQRRRSNANRGGEK
- a CDS encoding sodium:proton antiporter, whose protein sequence is MILALTIAILFGGAVYLIQQRGLVRIVLGMMAFGHGANLTLLATGVYSYRGEAFPSEVPHDQMADPLPQAFVLTAVVISMATSTILLTMAAMGKNDDTDVVEPVDDNTIDHAFSTLGRDAQNRAILEESANELDRIGRVDHDTPVAERGVNRKKEDEK